A genomic window from Sphingomonas taxi includes:
- a CDS encoding ABC transporter permease, which translates to MSNAVRTFRQALTIARRDFVATVFTPVFLLFLLAPVLLGSFSAIGGIGAASVADSRADKSRIVAILPDTTARTMAAADTRLRTAFRRDDEAPPVLVTQRPDRDPAAQARAAFASDAFEASAVLYGPLDRPQVLYGPRGGRAADYLALLAAETIAADRLGGAAPRIAATKTPTERPRGSAGNRRQSASFAVFGVFLLNLFLASQVVGTMAEERNNKVIEVLAAAVPLESVFLGKLLGMFGVAVLFVVFWGTIISRLGMLLPPEVASSLAIQAAVGMPAFVALFLVYFTMAYLLLGSAFLVVGAQASTPREIQMLALPISIVQMGMLALALAGTSRPDSWVATAAQLFPLSSPFAMAGRAATSPEWWPHVAAIAWQLLWVTIFITLGARLFRRGVLQSGSAKPFWKRRTG; encoded by the coding sequence ATGAGCAACGCGGTTCGCACCTTCCGCCAGGCGCTGACCATCGCCCGGCGCGATTTCGTCGCGACCGTGTTCACGCCGGTCTTCCTGCTGTTCCTGCTCGCGCCGGTGCTGCTCGGCTCCTTCTCGGCGATCGGCGGCATCGGTGCGGCTAGCGTCGCGGACAGCCGCGCCGACAAGTCGCGGATCGTCGCGATCCTGCCCGATACGACGGCGCGGACGATGGCGGCGGCGGACACGCGGCTGCGCACCGCCTTCCGCCGCGATGACGAGGCGCCGCCGGTGCTCGTCACCCAGCGGCCCGATCGCGACCCCGCCGCACAGGCGCGCGCCGCCTTCGCCAGCGACGCGTTCGAGGCGAGCGCGGTGCTCTACGGTCCGCTCGACCGGCCGCAGGTGCTGTACGGGCCGCGCGGCGGGCGGGCGGCGGATTATCTCGCGCTGCTCGCCGCCGAGACGATCGCGGCGGACCGGCTGGGCGGCGCGGCGCCGCGGATCGCCGCGACCAAGACGCCGACCGAGCGGCCGCGCGGCTCCGCCGGCAATCGCCGCCAGTCCGCCTCGTTCGCGGTGTTCGGCGTGTTCCTGCTCAACCTGTTCCTCGCCAGCCAGGTGGTCGGCACGATGGCCGAGGAGCGCAACAACAAGGTGATCGAGGTGCTCGCCGCCGCGGTGCCGCTGGAGAGCGTGTTCCTCGGCAAGCTGCTCGGCATGTTCGGGGTCGCGGTGCTGTTCGTGGTGTTCTGGGGGACGATCATCTCGCGGCTCGGCATGCTGCTGCCGCCCGAGGTGGCGTCGTCGCTGGCGATCCAGGCGGCGGTCGGCATGCCGGCGTTCGTCGCGCTGTTCCTCGTCTATTTCACGATGGCCTATCTGCTGCTCGGCTCGGCCTTCCTCGTGGTCGGCGCGCAGGCGTCGACGCCGCGCGAGATCCAGATGCTCGCGCTGCCGATCTCGATCGTGCAGATGGGGATGCTGGCGCTGGCGCTCGCCGGTACCAGCCGCCCGGACAGCTGGGTCGCCACCGCGGCGCAGCTCTTCCCGCTGTCGTCGCCGTTCGCGATGGCGGGCCGCGCCGCGACCTCGCCGGAATGGTGGCCGCATGTCGCGGCGATCGCGTGGCAATTGCTGTGGGTGACGATCTTCATCACGCTCGGCGCGCGGTTGTTCCGGCGCGGCGTGCTGCAATCGGGCAGCGCCAAGCCGTTCTGGAAGCGCCGGACGGGCTGA
- the queG gene encoding tRNA epoxyqueuosine(34) reductase QueG has translation MSQHKQQAEIEHRIKAKAAELGFVACGFARADAAPRTAGRLREWLDEGRHGDMIWMEERAHHRGSPTGLWPEVRSIVALGMSYAPAADPLRLAGEGERGRISVYAQGGDYHDVVKKALKALGRWLAQEAGCDLKVFVDTAPVMEKPLSEAAGLGWQGKHTNLVSRAHGSWLFLGAIYTTLDLTPDVPGRDSCGSCDACQRACPTDAFPTPYRLDARRCISYLTIEHAGPIPHEFRAAIGNRIYGCDDCLAVCPWNKFAATAAANMAFQPRAELTVPALADLLALDDADFRQVFAGSPIKRIGRNRMVRNAAIAAGNSGAPALLPVLERLRDDADPVVAEAAGWAVDRLR, from the coding sequence GTGTCCCAACACAAGCAGCAAGCCGAAATCGAACACCGGATCAAGGCGAAGGCGGCCGAACTCGGCTTCGTCGCCTGCGGCTTCGCGCGCGCCGACGCGGCGCCGCGCACCGCCGGGCGGCTGCGCGAGTGGCTGGACGAAGGCCGTCACGGCGACATGATCTGGATGGAGGAGCGCGCGCATCATCGCGGCTCGCCCACCGGATTGTGGCCCGAGGTGCGCAGCATCGTCGCGCTCGGCATGAGCTACGCCCCGGCCGCCGATCCGCTGCGGCTGGCGGGGGAGGGGGAGCGCGGCCGCATCTCGGTCTATGCGCAGGGCGGCGATTACCACGACGTCGTCAAGAAGGCGCTGAAGGCGCTCGGCCGCTGGCTGGCGCAGGAGGCGGGCTGCGACCTCAAGGTGTTCGTCGACACCGCGCCGGTGATGGAGAAGCCGCTCAGCGAGGCGGCGGGGCTCGGCTGGCAGGGCAAACACACCAATCTGGTCAGCCGCGCGCATGGCAGCTGGCTGTTCCTCGGCGCGATCTACACGACGCTGGACCTGACGCCCGACGTGCCCGGCCGCGACAGTTGCGGTTCGTGCGACGCCTGCCAGCGCGCCTGCCCGACCGATGCCTTTCCCACGCCCTACCGGCTCGATGCGCGGCGGTGCATCTCCTATCTGACGATCGAGCATGCCGGCCCGATCCCGCATGAATTCCGCGCCGCGATCGGCAACCGCATCTACGGCTGCGACGATTGCCTCGCGGTCTGCCCGTGGAACAAGTTCGCGGCGACGGCGGCGGCCAACATGGCCTTCCAGCCTCGCGCGGAACTGACCGTACCCGCGCTCGCCGACCTGCTCGCGCTCGACGACGCCGACTTCCGCCAGGTCTTCGCCGGTTCGCCGATCAAACGCATCGGCCGCAACCGCATGGTCCGCAACGCCGCCATCGCGGCGGGCAACAGCGGTGCGCCGGCATTGCTGCCGGTGCTGGAGCGACTGCGCGACGATGCCGACCCGGTGGTGGCGGAGGCGGCGGGCTGGGCGGTGGATCGACTGCGATAA
- a CDS encoding endonuclease/exonuclease/phosphatase family protein: MLAAVLLVTGLAEPKSVMAVERNVLHAAPAAGPVTLLSYNVEGLPWPLTHGRGAAAASIAAALRAMHDRGDGPQVVAVQEAFGDAQKAIGTNAGYRYVAYGPSADEAGAPATTPAERAFLAKASLWHGETEGAREDSGLAIFSDYPIVWAKRVAYPRFACAGYDCLANKGMLAVALRVPGRTAPLVVVDTHLNARAASGVGSDRSLFAYQRQADALRSFIDSVGGDGASVVLAGDFNVGNDPARQAYLAQALVGGDGLTIAASETACGASCRAIAPTPTLAHAKTVVAYRGTIAAEGLTRSFGTLADGDRLSDHIGVMRSFGLGA, from the coding sequence ATGTTGGCGGCGGTGCTGCTGGTCACCGGTCTCGCCGAGCCCAAGTCGGTGATGGCGGTGGAGCGCAACGTGCTCCACGCCGCCCCCGCCGCCGGGCCCGTCACCTTGCTGTCCTACAATGTCGAAGGCCTGCCCTGGCCGCTGACCCATGGCCGCGGCGCCGCCGCCGCGTCGATCGCCGCCGCGCTGCGCGCGATGCACGATCGCGGCGACGGGCCGCAGGTGGTCGCGGTGCAGGAGGCGTTCGGCGACGCGCAGAAAGCGATCGGCACCAATGCGGGGTACCGCTACGTCGCCTATGGCCCGAGCGCCGACGAAGCGGGCGCGCCCGCGACGACGCCGGCCGAACGCGCCTTCCTCGCCAAGGCCAGCCTGTGGCATGGCGAGACCGAGGGCGCGCGCGAGGACAGCGGGCTCGCCATCTTCTCCGACTATCCGATCGTCTGGGCCAAGCGCGTCGCCTATCCGCGCTTCGCCTGCGCGGGCTACGACTGTCTCGCCAACAAGGGGATGCTGGCGGTGGCGCTGCGCGTGCCCGGCCGTACCGCGCCGCTGGTGGTGGTCGACACGCATCTCAACGCGCGTGCCGCCTCGGGCGTCGGCAGCGACCGCAGCCTGTTCGCCTATCAGCGCCAGGCCGATGCGCTGCGGTCGTTCATCGATTCGGTCGGCGGCGACGGCGCCTCGGTGGTGCTCGCCGGCGACTTCAACGTCGGCAACGATCCCGCACGCCAGGCCTATCTGGCGCAGGCGCTGGTCGGCGGCGACGGCCTGACGATCGCCGCGTCGGAGACCGCCTGCGGCGCCTCGTGCCGGGCGATCGCGCCGACGCCGACGCTCGCGCATGCCAAGACCGTCGTCGCCTATCGCGGCACGATCGCCGCCGAGGGGCTGACGCGCAGCTTCGGAACGCTCGCCGACGGCGACCGGCTGTCGGATCATATCGGCGTGATGCGCAGCTTCGGCCTCGGCGCCTGA
- a CDS encoding EI24 domain-containing protein yields the protein MLRALTLSIGQLGEPAILRVLGKSLLVTLAIFAALGVALYLGLRALLAAWVGAWGDGLAGAAAVVLIVLGAWLLFRVIAVAVLGVFGDEVVAAVEARHYPAAHAAARPVRLARSLRMGLGSAGRAVAVNLLMVPVYLALLFTAVGPAIAFFLVNALLLGRDLGEMVASRHMDDATMRGWREATRAQRFVLGLVGTGLFVVPLVNLVAPILGAAMATHLFHASRRGTRA from the coding sequence ATGCTGCGCGCCCTCACCCTCTCGATCGGCCAGCTCGGCGAGCCCGCCATCCTGCGCGTGCTCGGCAAGTCGCTGCTGGTGACGCTGGCGATCTTCGCCGCGCTGGGCGTCGCGCTCTACCTCGGCCTGCGCGCGCTGCTTGCGGCATGGGTCGGCGCATGGGGCGACGGCCTTGCCGGCGCGGCGGCAGTGGTGCTGATCGTGCTCGGCGCGTGGCTGCTGTTCCGGGTCATTGCGGTCGCGGTGCTCGGCGTGTTCGGCGACGAGGTGGTCGCCGCGGTCGAGGCGCGCCATTATCCCGCCGCGCACGCCGCCGCGCGCCCGGTGCGCCTCGCCCGGTCGCTGCGCATGGGGCTCGGCTCGGCGGGGCGGGCGGTCGCGGTCAACCTGCTGATGGTGCCCGTCTATCTCGCGCTGCTGTTCACCGCGGTCGGGCCGGCGATCGCCTTCTTCCTCGTCAACGCGCTGCTGCTCGGCCGTGACCTCGGCGAGATGGTGGCGAGCCGCCATATGGACGATGCGACGATGCGGGGCTGGCGCGAGGCGACGCGGGCGCAACGGTTCGTGCTGGGGCTTGTCGGCACCGGGCTGTTCGTGGTTCCGCTCGTCAATCTGGTCGCGCCGATCCTCGGCGCGGCGATGGCGACGCATCTGTTCCATGCGTCGCGACGGGGGACGCGCGCATGA
- a CDS encoding energy transducer TonB, with protein sequence MPVLVTLALVSGDAAAQELPKPLAPSSKWQIDYASGDCRLIRSFGEGRHLVTLQFARANDIDELVMALGGREMPTTREEVPVAVGTSTVAQVPGMHARGFATDDHLLGSIRFHTDVDLPKALRSDVSQGKPTVLSVAFVRGYRLALDLGMMKAPLAALDACADDLVKGWGVDLAQMRRQRSAPEPANDVSRWFRSSDYPEKQGHQGAGGLVGIRLVIGVDGAVTKCEVYMSGGDKTFEETTCRLVMERARFRPAIGADGRPIASLWARRVNWRPGDLSFTVQ encoded by the coding sequence GTGCCGGTGCTGGTAACTTTGGCGCTCGTGAGCGGCGACGCCGCCGCGCAAGAGCTGCCGAAGCCGCTGGCGCCGAGCTCCAAGTGGCAGATCGACTATGCGTCCGGCGACTGCCGGCTGATCCGCAGTTTCGGTGAAGGCCGGCATCTGGTCACCCTGCAATTCGCCCGCGCCAACGATATCGACGAACTCGTGATGGCGCTCGGCGGCCGGGAAATGCCGACCACGCGGGAAGAGGTTCCCGTGGCGGTCGGTACCTCCACTGTCGCGCAGGTGCCGGGCATGCATGCGCGGGGTTTTGCCACGGACGATCACCTGCTTGGCAGCATCCGGTTCCACACGGACGTCGATCTTCCCAAGGCGCTGCGCAGCGACGTGAGCCAAGGCAAGCCGACGGTTCTGAGCGTAGCCTTCGTCCGCGGCTACCGGTTGGCGCTCGACCTTGGCATGATGAAGGCTCCGCTCGCGGCGCTCGACGCCTGCGCCGATGATCTGGTGAAGGGATGGGGCGTGGATCTTGCACAGATGCGGCGGCAGCGATCGGCGCCAGAACCGGCGAACGACGTCTCGCGCTGGTTCAGGTCGTCGGATTATCCCGAGAAGCAGGGACATCAAGGCGCCGGCGGCCTCGTCGGAATCCGGCTGGTCATCGGAGTCGATGGCGCGGTGACGAAGTGCGAGGTCTATATGTCCGGGGGAGACAAGACTTTCGAGGAGACCACCTGCCGGCTGGTGATGGAACGGGCCCGATTTCGGCCGGCGATCGGTGCGGACGGCCGTCCGATCGCCTCGCTATGGGCACGCCGGGTCAATTGGCGGCCGGGCGATCTATCCTTCACCGTGCAGTAA
- a CDS encoding ABC transporter ATP-binding protein, whose translation MADDLAVFAEHLVKRFGERRVVDGIDLAVPRGAIYGVLGPNGAGKTTTLRTLLGIIEPDEGRRSVLGHFAPREASDRVGYLPEERGLYPSMKARDAIAFMGALRGLDRRTGRTRAAELMEAAGLGHAVDEKIKKLSKGMAQLVQLLGSVVHRPDLLVLDEPFSGLDPVNQEKLEALILTERDRGATVLFSTHIMAHAERVCDRLAIIAGGKRRFEGTVDDARGTLPSRVRYLPTRPDAAIADVLPHDAVPDGAGWRFQLPAEGIEGLLVTLIDRGYGIGGLSIERPGLHDAFVRIVGKAADAGDAA comes from the coding sequence TTGGCTGACGATCTGGCGGTGTTCGCCGAGCATCTGGTGAAGCGCTTCGGCGAACGGCGCGTCGTCGACGGCATCGATCTCGCAGTGCCGCGCGGTGCGATCTACGGCGTGCTCGGCCCCAATGGCGCGGGCAAGACGACGACGCTGCGCACCTTGCTCGGGATTATCGAGCCCGACGAGGGGCGCCGTTCGGTGCTCGGCCATTTCGCGCCGCGCGAGGCGAGCGACCGCGTCGGCTATCTGCCAGAGGAACGCGGCCTGTATCCGTCGATGAAGGCGCGCGACGCGATCGCCTTCATGGGCGCGTTGCGCGGGCTCGACCGGCGCACCGGGCGCACGCGCGCCGCCGAGCTGATGGAGGCGGCAGGACTCGGCCATGCGGTCGACGAGAAGATCAAGAAACTGTCCAAGGGCATGGCGCAATTGGTGCAATTGCTCGGCTCGGTGGTGCATCGCCCCGATCTGCTGGTGCTCGACGAACCCTTTTCGGGGCTCGACCCGGTCAATCAGGAGAAGCTGGAGGCGCTGATCCTCACCGAGCGCGACCGCGGCGCGACGGTGCTGTTCTCGACGCATATCATGGCGCATGCCGAACGCGTCTGCGACCGGCTGGCGATCATCGCCGGGGGCAAGCGGCGGTTTGAGGGGACGGTGGACGATGCGCGTGGCACGCTGCCGAGCCGGGTGCGCTATCTGCCAACGCGGCCCGATGCCGCCATCGCCGACGTGCTGCCGCATGACGCGGTGCCGGACGGGGCCGGCTGGCGCTTCCAGCTGCCGGCAGAGGGGATCGAGGGGTTGCTGGTGACGCTGATCGACCGCGGTTATGGCATCGGCGGGCTGTCGATCGAACGGCCCGGGCTGCACGACGCCTTCGTCCGCATCGTCGGCAAGGCCGCCGACGCAGGAGACGCGGCATGA